A DNA window from Impatiens glandulifera chromosome 7, dImpGla2.1, whole genome shotgun sequence contains the following coding sequences:
- the LOC124909732 gene encoding probable xyloglucan endotransglucosylase/hydrolase protein 25: protein MASPSTFTTLALCFLMTTAVSFANKFNDEFDIIWGNDHAKYLDNGETVTLTLDSVTGSGFQSKSEFLYGKIDMQIKLVPGDSAGTVTAYYLKSEGTSWDEVDFEFLGNVSGDPYTMHTNVYCQGKGDREQQFHLWFDPTTDFHKYSILWNPKTIIFSVDDIAVREFKNMEFKGIPFPKSQPMRLYSSIWNADDWATRGGQVKTDWSKAPFITSYRNFSSDACVLSGGYNSCGSWMATKNWFSEVLDIQSREKMESVQNNFMIYNYCTDYQRFPQGLPQECYVSGP from the exons ATGGCATCTCCATCAACTTTCACTACTCTTGCTCTATGCTTTCTCATGACCACAGCTGTTTCCTTTGCTAATAAATTCAATGACGAATTTGACATAATATGGGGAAACGATCACGCCAAATATCTTGATAATGGTGAGACAGTGACTCTCACACTTGACAGTGTCACAGGTTCAGGATTCCAATCCAAGTCAGAATTCCTTTATGGGAAAATCGATATGCAGATTAAACTTGTTCCTGGAGATTCTGCAGGAACTGTTACAGCCTACTAC ttgAAGTCAGAAGGTACCTCATGGGACGAGGTGGATTTTGAGTTCTTGGGTAATGTAAGTGGTGATCCTTACACTATGCACACAAATGTATACTGTCAAGGAAAAGGTGATAGAGAGCAACAATTTCACTTGTGGTTTGATCCCACTACTGATTTCCATAAATATTCAATCCTTTGGAATCCCAAGACCATTAT tTTCTCTGTGGACGATATTGCTGTGAGGGAATTCAAAAACATGGAGTTCAAAGGGATACCATTTCCTAAGAGTCAACCAATGAGATTATACTCGAGCATTTGGAATGCTGATGATTGGGCTACAAGAGGGGGTCAGGTGAAGACAGACTGGAGTAAAGCTCCATTCATCACTAGCTACAGGAATTTCAGCTCTGATGCATGTGTTTTGTCTGGGGGTTATAACTCATGTGGATCATGGATGGCTACAAAGAACTGGTTCTCTGAAGTATTGGACATTCAGAGTAGAGAAAAGATGGAATCGGTACAAAACAACTTCATGATCTATAACTATTGCACAGATTATCAACGATTCCCCCAAGGTCTTCCTCAAGAGTGCTATGTTTCTGGCCCATGA